One genomic region from Lineus longissimus chromosome 6, tnLinLong1.2, whole genome shotgun sequence encodes:
- the LOC135489921 gene encoding uncharacterized protein LOC135489921, giving the protein MHRRGLDLLADAADRQTTMFLQQESRRLADELQHMQTQLQALSDSRQRASRDWISSRWASTPIPPQPNFSSVEATCSKARCTMPTAEATAHAVDINTGIDPPQCRTPPVLPARDPSPTNHEKSADSGFDLSKAISTLADVLVRRGEGLPKKEPEVFKGDIFSYPSWKNSFNVLVEGRYPSAMDRLYYLGRYTAGDAKRCIKGLLDLNTCEAYAKAKQILEERFGDRLKLSENFRNRLDKWPSVKPGDGKGMQELSDFLCECETAMTSLSNLSILNDAIEQRRVIDKLPRFMQERWLTVVDKWRFGADSDGSGQVVNDSYPPFSRLVQFVKKHARIMSNPILDRSSSAPTKSVVSVKPAQRSSFATGTETITEKATGPTKCVLCPKDNTHAIDSCVKFKNMSLSDRKEAVKKHGLCLGCLKWGHRVRDCKSKHKCKTCSRAHPTLLHDDSFKPVESTVHCTESSDVGSECLHTMIVPVYVYHVDDPSREVLVYTLLDDQSDTCFVSESVLEGIDKRGDSTYLKINTVLAEGVVPAERVTGLMVRGFGESAKISLPVVFSRKGIGACRSQIPRQTSAKQWRHLKGVAPKIMPYREDIEIGMLIGQNCARAIRPRQIVAGGEDDPYGVKTALGWGVVGRMDKLGSRLANSQDRFVYRTRTKEINPSDILQVLGQDFADTNDVDSHSLSVEDRLFIEKVSSGIKLRDDGHFEIPLPFREDQVRLPNNRVMAMKRTQSLKARIRKDAKYGEEYVKFMSKLIDAGQAERVPENELDLDNGSVWYIPHHMVSHPHKEGKYRVVFDCAASYQGEALNGHLLRGPDLINNLVGVLARFRKEEVAFTCDVQGMFLQVVVPPRHRNYLRFLWWEDGDVSKEPVDYRCTVHLFGATSSANCANYALKATAERFKDDYEPQVATFFNRNFYVDDGATSVLTTSQAISLALGSVSMAGKGGFTLHKILCNNKEVLKHIPNQYLSENLQCLELGNTQLPVEKTLGVVWCVESDMLRFRVEIKDKPLTRRGLLSTVSSIYDPLGLISPFILTGKRILKELCLSGSSWDDPLPDNVRNEWERWKNELLELPKVSIPRCYRAGTLEGPVTNVELHHFSDACFSGSWIVLHV; this is encoded by the coding sequence ATGCACCGAAGAGGACTCGATCTTTTGGCGGATGCTGCTGACAGGCAGACTACGATGTTTCTCCAACAGGAGAGTAGGAGATTGGCTGATGAACTGCAGCATATGCAGACGCAGTTGCAAGCACTGTCAGATAGTCGGCAGAGAGCATCGAGGGACTGGATTTCCTCTCGTTGGGCGTCGACGCCCATTCCGCCACAGCCAAATTTCTCCTCCGTTGAAGCCACATGTAGCAAGGCGAGATGCACTATGCCCACTGCAGAGGCTACAGCTCATGCCGTGGATATAAATACTGGCATTGATCCTCCGCAATGCAGGACGCCTCCTGTTTTGCCTGCTAGGGACCCCAGTCCAACTAATCATGAGAAGTCCGCTGACAGTGGCTTTGATCTTTCGAAGGCAATATCGACTCTCGCCGATGTGTTGGTGCGGCGGGGGGAAGGACTTCCTAAAAAGGAACCGGAAGTTTTCAAAGGCGACATCTTTTCGTATCCATCCTGGAAAAATTCATTTAATGTGTTGGTTGAGGGCAGATACCCATCAGCTATGGACAGATTGTACTATCTCGGTCGTTACACTGCAGGAGATGCAAAGCGTTGCATTAAAGGCCTGCTTGATTTGAACACCTGTGAAGCATATGCTAAGGCAAAGCAGATTCTCGAAGAGCGTTTCGGAGATCGGTTGAAGTTGTCTGAGAACTTTCGTAATCGCTTAGACAAGTGGCCGTCAGTCAAGCCTGGTGACGGTAAAGGCATGCAGGAGCTATCGGATTTCTTGTGCGAGTGTGAGACGGCTATGaccagtttgtcaaatctgaGTATTTTGAATGACGCGATTGAGCAACGCCGTGTGATAGACAAGTTACCTCGTTTTATGCAAGAGAGGTGGCTCACAGTTGTGGATAAATGGAGATTTGGAGCGGATAGTGACGGGTCCGGCCAGGTTGTGAACGACTCATATCCACCATTTTCCAGACTTGTACAGTTTGTAAAGAAACACGCGCGAATCATGTCAAATCCAATCCTGGATAGGTCGTCCAGCGCACCTACCAAATCCGTTGTTAGTGTGAAACCTGCGCAGAGATCCAGCTTCGCTACCGGAACAGAAACTATAACTGAAAAGGCCACAGGGCCAACAAAGTGTGTGCTCTGTCCAAAGGACAACACTCATGCAATTGACTCATGTGTGAAATTCAAGAATATGTCTCTTAGTGATAGAAAGGAAGCCGTAAAGAAGCATGGGTTGTGCCTGGGGTGCCTTAAATGGGGTCATCGGGTTAGGGACTGCAAAAGCAAGCATAAATGCAAAACCTGCTCTCGTGCCCACCCCACGCTTCTTCACGACGACtctttcaaacctgttgaatctACTGTGCATTGTACAGAGTCAAGTGATGTGGGCTCAGAATGTCTGCACACTATGATTGTGCCAGTGTATGTGTATCATGTAGACGACCCCTCGCGGGAGGTGTTGGTTTACACATTGTTGGATGATCAATCTGACACTTGTTTCGTATCTGAGTCAGTGCTGGAGGGCAttgataagagaggtgatagcaCCTATCTCAAAATCAACACAGTGTTGGCAGAAGGTGTTGTGCCAGCTGAGCGGGTGACAGGCCTCATGGTCCGGGGTTTTGGtgaatctgcaaaaataagccTCCCTGTAGTCTTTTCGCGTAAAGGCATCGGTGCCTGCCGCTCACAGATACCGCGTCAAACCAGCGCGAAACAGTGGCGCCACCTCAAAGGGGTGGCACCTAAGATTATGCCATACCGTGAGGATATCGAGATTGGCATGTTGATCGGTCAAAATTGCGCGCGCGCCATCAGGCCAAGGCAGATTGTCGCTGGGGGAGAAGATGATCCGTATGGTGTTAAAACGGCGCTAGGTTGGGGCGTGGTTGGCAGGATGGATAAATTAGGGTCAAGGCTTGCTAATTCACAAGATCGTTTCGTGTACAGAACTCGTACAAAAGAAATTAACCCCTCTGATATTTTGCAGGTACTCGGCCAAGACTTTGCCGATACTAATGATGTTGATTCTCATTCTCTATCTGTTGAAGACAGGTTGTTCATTGAAAAGGTTTCCAGTGGCATCAAACTCCGTGATGATGGACACTTTGAAATTCCCCTCCCGTTTCGTGAGGATCAGGTGAGACTTCCCAACAACCGAGTGATGGCTATGAAGCGTACGCAGAGTCTCAAGGCGAGGATTAGAAAGGATGCTAAGTATGGTGAAGAATATGTGAAATTCATGAGTAAGCTCATAGATGCCGGCCAGGCTGAGAGAGTGCCAGAAAACGAATTAGATCTGGACAATGGTTCTGTATGGTACATTCCCCATCACATGGTCTCACATCCTCACAAGGAGGGTAAGTATAGGGTCGTGTTTGATTGCGCCGCGTCCTATCAAGGAGAGGCATTAAATGGCCATTTGCTCCGGGGACCGGATTTAATAAACAATCTTGTCGGTGTCCTGGCCCGCTTCAGGAAGGAAGAAGTGGCATTCACGTGTGATGTCCAGGGTATGTTTCTACAGGTGGTCGTGCCCCCCCGCCACAGAAATTATTTGCGATTTCTGTGGTGGGAGGACGGCGATGTCAGCAAGGAGCCAGTTGATTACAGGTGTACTGTGCATCTATTTGGCGCGACCTCGTCTGCAAATTGCGCAAACTATGCCCTAAAGGCAACAGCTGAGAGATTCAAGGACGACTACGAGCCCCAGGTGGCGACTTTCTTTAACAGGAATTTCTATGTAGATGATGGGGCCACCTCCGTTTTGACAACAAGTCAGGCTATTAGCCTAGCTTTGGGCTCTGTGAGTATGGCTGGGAAGGGAGGGTTCACCCTTCACAAGATACTTTGCAACAATAAAGAGGTGTTGAAACATATTCCCAATCAATACTTGTCAGAGAACCTCCAATGTCTTGAGCTTGGTAATACTCAACTACCTGTTGAAAAGACTctaggagttgtgtggtgtgtTGAATCTGACATGCTACGATTTAGGGTGGAGATCAAAGACAAGCCATTGACCAGACGTGGCTTGTTATCCACCGTCAGTTCCATCTATGATCCCCTTGGTCTAATATCGCCTTTCATACTTACAGGAAAACGAATTCTGAAGGAGTTGTGTTTGAGTGGTTCTTCCTGGGACGACCCTCTTCCTGACAATGTAAGGAACGAGTGGGAAAGATGGAAGAACGAGCTGCTAGAATTGCCCAAGGTTTCCATTCCTAGGTGTTATCGGGCTGGCACGCTTGAAGGGCCGGTGACTAATGTCGAGCTACATCATTTCAGTGATGCTTGCTTCTCTGGGTCATGGATTGTGCTCCATGTATGA